One region of Eretmochelys imbricata isolate rEreImb1 chromosome 2, rEreImb1.hap1, whole genome shotgun sequence genomic DNA includes:
- the LOC144261578 gene encoding vitelline membrane outer layer protein 1 homolog yields the protein MGYKRQSAVTSAVAHTTSSSCYKMQASPILLLVGLACVCPVFGEREIRANGTFSNRKYYSSINVTNGGPWGAWTWIDMCPEHFYATGYSVKVEEYRGASDDTALNGIRLFCIQINSTNSAVYTVESDSGKFGQWSGITWCPTGFLTSFQLKVEEPQGILDDTAANSIKFRCSSGAIIEGTGGSFGDYGGWSNSCTRGGICGIETKQEPYHNIFIDDTALNDVRFFCCD from the exons ATGGGGTATAAAAGACAGAGTGCAGTAACTAGTGCTGTGGCTCACACTACTTCATCCAGCTGTTATAAAATGCAGGCCAGTCCTATTCTCCTTTTGGTTGGCTTAGCCTGTGTCTGCCCAGTCTTTGGTGAAAGAGAAATCCGTGCTAATGGCACTTTTTCAAACAGAAAGTATTACAGCTCAATAAACGTCACTAATGGAGGACCTTGGGGCGCTTGGACATGGATTGATATGTGCCCAGAACATTTCTATGCTACGGGATATAGTGTAAAG GTGGAGGAGTATCGAGGAGCTAGTGATGACACTGCACTAAATGGGATCCGTTTATTTTGCATACAAATCAACAGTACGAATAGTGCTGTCTATACCGTTGAATCTGATTCTGGAAA GTTTGGGCAATGGTCAGGAATCACTTGGTGTCCAACTGGGTTCCTAACATCCTTTCAGCTGAAAGTTGAAGAACCCCAAGGAATTTTAGACGATACAGCCGCTAACAGTATCAAATTCCGCTGTAGCAGTGGTGCTATCATAGAAGGAACAGGCGGTAGTTTTGGTGATTATGGTGGATGGAGTAATTCGTGCACAAGAGGTGGAATTTGTGGCATTGAAACCAAACAGGAACCATAccataatatttttattgatGACACAGCACTCAATGATGTTCGTTTCTTCTGTTGTGACTGA